aggtgaatgaaaacaaaacctgacagaaaaaaaaccaaacaaaacaaaaacaaataaaagctaagcattttctccttttttgtttttccacaaatGAACAAGAATGGAGCATTGAAACAGGCATGGAGGGAGAGATGTAAAGAAACAGTGAAGAGGTGGCAGAGATGaggcagagagagtgagaagagacagaagaaaacacaagtaGCAGCTCTAGCTGTTATGTTTGCGTTTGAGCGCCTCCATCAGGTCAACCTTCAGAGCCTCCTGCTTTGACTTGTCAGCCAGAGACTGAACACTCCTGTTtgggacagaaacagaaagaggggAGACTGTCAACCGCTGTTTGCAAGATCCAGTATCAAAGAGTGTCTGGAAATCTTTCCGCAGCAAGATGGAAACACATGGTCTGTAAGTTCACAAGAAAAGTTTAATTCTTATAAAAGTGTTAGTTACACACGCATCTGTGGAGAGAAGATGGTGAAAAAAGTATACATCATCACACCTTAAATGCTTACACACTGCACACATGGTACATTAATGTCAGGCAAAGTAAACCAATATTCATTTGTCATGCAGTTAACTTATTTGCTTTACGTCTTTACAATGACTTGTAGCATAACTCATATTTACCAAGTTATTTTCCTTTGATACGAGTTGCTACATACAGAATGAACGCACTATTTCAGTAAAACTCCTCTGGGcaacaaagcacacacaaaaaattaaataaataattaaataaacaaataagggTTGGGGACTGCTTTAAATGTTCTGCCATGGTTAGTGTATTACTGTATCAGACAGATCGTCTGTCAAAcggttaaaggttaaaaaataaaaataaaaaaatccttcatGCCAGCTTGTACCTCAGACCCTAGTCAATGAAGATCTGACGCTGGGTGAGGACCTGTGACAGCTCCTTCTGGAGCTGCCGGTATTTTTGGTTATCAGGTAAAGACTCAATAGATCTGAAGCACAGAGGACAGGTGACAGAGGGGACAGAGACTCATAAGAACGGCAGCagaaaagtgaagtaaaaggcaatttaaataaaaaaaaaaaaagtagaggaggctgaagaaaaaaggaaaaaaagcactAAAAATATTGCCAGaaacaatttttaattaaatcttcAAACAAGAAAAGATAGATATTGATAAGAAAGGTAGGAAAATACCTATAGAACAGGTCAACAGATGGAGACACAGAGGTAAACCGTCTCTTGCGCTCAGTTAAACTGATGTGATATGATTAGATTTCTGCAGATGCTGCTAAACAACAGTGCTGTAAAATAAGACCAAAATCCACTATACAACTTAAATAGCATTACCTTAGGCCGTTGACAATGTCCTTGGTCTTCCCAAAGTAGATTTCATTCAGTGTGGAGCGAATCTTGTTCTCCATATCCTAGAACAATAATAGCACTCTTGACACAATTTTCTATTTGTTAACAACAACATTTGGAGGCTCTGCTATCTGAAGGTATTCAGGCTTTATGAAATATCACTAAACGTTTGTGTAGAAACACTggtaatcagaaaaaaaaactgtactgcAGATAAGAATAGGTATTCTGTGTAGGCAGTCAGGAAAAGCAAAAAGAGGATGCTGGGAACTATACTGACTTCAACGAGACGGCCAATGTTGGCGATGTGGGGTGAGGATTCTCCAACTGTCTCATCTTTTTCCATCTGTAGAAAGATAAAACGTGTTAAGAGATAATACAGGAAGAGACATCAGTTGTGTTTTTGCGTTTAGTTCACCGCCTGTACCTGTCTTGTAAGGCTGCCACCCAGGTTCATAGTTCCAGATCCAGTTTTAGTTGTCTGGAGCCACAGCATGACGGTGGAGGTGAGTTTGTAGTGAGCAGTACGGCCGCTGGACTTCTCCTGCTCACAATAATAGACAAACTAAATAAGATAATTTATATTAAACTAGAATTGAGGGGAGactgtaactcagttggtaaggcagtcattaacagaacacagggtcagtggttcgatgcccggtcccggctatatgtcgaagtgtactgggcaagacactgaaccccatacagccctttcccatccccagctgtgcagtggcgAAACtgcgccaaatcaacatgcggacaatgatttgctgtggtgactcTGAACTCATgtgataagccaaaaggacaatcaatcaatcaataaataaataaatttaaactagAATTTCTTTTAGACTGGACCAATGGATAGGAATTATAATGGTACCACTACTACTTGTACTACTCTACACAATtataaagaaatttaaattcagGGAATTGTTTCCCTCATGAGTGAAACAATTCCctgagagaataaaagaaatcccttctcatcttaaaataaattttgttatttaataatAGTTTCCCCCAGTTTATGTTTATGGGGGTGGGGAGACTATGCTATGTCTCTTGCTGAGTACTCTGGGATGCGCTTTTTagacccagtcatgttacttaCCTGTTGCCAATAACCTTATTAGTTGTTAGATGTTTCATCAGGTCTTTTGTCAGCATTACACAACTTAGCCagtccttttctttttatatacattataaataacatcccaacttttctggaaatggagtTTAGTAATGATTCTGCGAAAAAAGTAAGATGACTGGGCCGGGGAAATATCAAACATTGAATGTCTTTATATCAGCCAATTCTCACCTGCACCTCCACCACATGGATGGAGTCCCAGCACCCTTTGATTTTCTTGGAACCATCCCCAGCCTTCTTGATGAGAATAACACCAGCAAAGCCATGATCCAAGTCCCAGAGGTACACAGAGGATACACCGCCCTCAAAGtacctaaaaacacaaatgcacccGTGGTCACAAGGGGGTGATATGACGGTTATTAAAATGTGTCGATGCTACTGCGTCACTAATACTCACAGATCTCTGTATTGGTCAAAGGCATTATTGGCTTCAACCTCGAGTTTCCTCAAACGAGCTGAAGGCATTGCTCCATCTTCGATGGGAGGTTCATACTTATTACTCCACGGGGATCTAATGTATTAAAGAGCAATACACAATTCAGTGTGTTACCATGTATCTAACTAAATGTTTAGCTGTTGTTACAGTTTAAACTTCTTAATCTAAACTATATGTAAAACTTTTTTGCAATATTGTCCTAATCTTTAATATTACACATGTACCTTTGTGACAATTACAGGAAAAGACACTTTCATGTTAAACATACCCTGACAGAGAACATGTTAAATGTGTCTTGCTAAGTTAGGGTGTTTATAGTATACTTAtgagataaatacatttttgcctgtGGCATACTAACCCATATCATAATAATAGCATGGGAAGAATTATAAAATTGTAACCACAAGGACTTAAGCTGGTTACAAAGTCATCTACAGTTTAATAACAACATCCAAAGTAATGCAACTAATTTATATTATGTGTCAATCTGTTGATTGTtctaaatatgaaaagaaacaaaaatcaaataaacaccTGTCACACATTGCACTGAATAAGTGTGTTGTTTATTCTTTTAAGTTACATAATATAATTCACTTCACTGGTCTTAGCCAAGAAATCACAATCAATTtaaacctatttaaaaaaaacaaaaaacttggCTATATCTTTTATTTCAGTCACTTCCTGTGTCTTCCTTTCCCATGACTGACTGATTGATCATTATGTAGTTAAGGTTCCTTGTCTACAGTCCACTTATAAACTCGACCTGTAGGAGTCGCCGTCTCGGTTGTAATCACAGAGCAGATAGTCTTTTCCAACCACTTTGTCCCGGGCAATCTTCAGGGGCTGGTccacagaggagaggaggtcCTCACACAGGCTGGGTACCTGGGCACACAGAAAGTCAGGAAAAGCTCAACACATTAACAGCACAGAAACTGTAGCATATCTCAACTCTTACGTCCCCTGATTAGAAAGCAGTGTTGTTGATTTTGACTTCCTGCAGCAGAGATCAAACTGAAAAATGACCTCCTgggactgaaaagaaaaactaaagagCAAAACATGATGATTCTGACATTTGTTTACTTCCCTTTTAGGCCAAATATACATATCATATCCAATCACATTTCAGCTTCACTCAGTGGAGCTGAAATAAATAGCATGGGACACATACAGGATAAGAGGGTACAATTAACTTCTCACAGTCCGACATGGACCCTTCCTGTCCATATCGTTCTGCATCAGACCATAGACACAAAGGAGACcctgttttcctttaaaaaccCACACCTGGCAGCCCAGCCCTGACTAGGATAGGAGTGGGGTGGGGGCACGTAATAAAATTCAGCATGATGAATGtggcaaagaagaaaacagagaccagagtggaagaggagaaaggcaaacaggaaaaaaggaagTGTTTTCAAATGATTCTGGATTGCCAGGATGCTTGCGCAGAGATGCTGGAGTCTAAAAGTGCCTGGCAGCGTTGGTGATTGACAGCTGTGATAATAATCACTAACAACCAGTCAAGGAAAAATAAGTGAGGAGAGACAAATGCTCTGGAGGAGAGAGGTTAAAGGTGGGAAAAAGGGGGTTGAGCAGGTGGGTGTCCAGCTGGAAATGAAAGGATATGGCCACAACACTTGCAAAACCTGCAAACACTGGTAAATGTGTGATTTGATTTATGTCTGATTTAGCTTAATTTGCCAGACTCAAATGGCACTGTAGGAAGGAAATGAGAGATTAATTTACATCAAGATATTTTTAATAAGTTAACTCCTTAAGTGAGAATGTAAGGTAAAAGAACAACCTCTACCTTTTGCACAAAATAACATTATATGATTAAAAAAGCTACATCATACAGAAAAACTAACTTACATCAAAAAACCACATACATAACCACAAACGGCACAGACACATTTCTACTGCAGCCAAACAGGGCGCAACTCTCACTGCATAATGAGAATCTAATAAATGGTTTTTGCATTCAGAAAGTGTTAGCACAACTGCAACTTaagcatatactgtacagtatgttggatAATGTGATATTAATTTTaggcaaataataataataataataatattctcaTTTTCATATTCTCAAATGAATACTCTTTTATTCTCATTGAATTTAATGTAatgaaatatgacaaaaaacaaaaacaaagaattacCAGGTCAATGAGGTCACTTAGGTTCTTCTCGATCTGCTGGGGAGGCAGACGCCTCATCAGGTCCAGAGCACAGTCCAGCTGCTGGTCATTCTAAAACATACACAACCAGCAAAGACAACTCTTGTTACACAGTACTATCAGattaaagacattaaagtaTTACAACACAGCACTAGACACTTATTTAGACtgttatatatttgttaaaGGTTAAAGAAAGTGTGTTAGGTTTTAAATTCTAGGTTTGTCTCAAAAACAGAAGCACACTGGCAGTTGAGCAGTTACAGTGCATGCCATGCAATTTCAGCATCCTGGGTTGCAGTCAAGCTGCAGATATTTGCTGTGTGTCATACCCATTCTCTCTGCAtccatgtttttagtttttaaatcgTTGTGACATGAAAATTAATTCAGTAATGACAACATTTCCATGGTAACATGATCTtttcaacaataacaacacacacacacacacacacagagagacagaaagaaattatGATTGGCATTTAGAGAGACATGCGAGAACTACAACTATATTCTAACAATTTACAGGCATCTTACCATAGAATACTACCTACTTTCCTACAACCACTGAAGTAAACAGCCAGCAGAAGCAGCTATATTTAGGCATAATATTCATATTAACAATTCCATAATTAACACGGTGCTTAATACTTTAGTGGATTCTAACAGCCTGACAATGTCTCCTTTAACTCAGTTTCACTCTGTAAGAGGAATCTGACATTAGTGGCACAATGACTTTTTTGTATCATATCTAGGTAGTTTCTAACTAGTTCAGTGAAGATGACAATGagcagaaacatttttcaataattttaCATCCACTTTAACAAGATTTTAGTCACATTACATCTTTATACTGCTGTAGGTGATTGTAAACTTTAACTTCCAAATTAATAACTatagtaatttttatttgtgtccaTCACTGCAACTTAACAAGACAACACTATTCCATAAAAGACAAACTTTTACACTGAAACATTGTGAAACTTTTATATATGTCTTTACAAAGAACAAGGGCTGTGAAAGAGCCCAATGAGAGTGGCCTGCTACATTCTGTATGAGGGGAGTTTCTTTACAGggaattttaaatgttcatacAGAAAAATTCTGCTTGCACTGTGCCaataaaagcagaacatttcaAGCTCAGTGGACTTGATCCTGACACATCAACTGGGCATCTATGTATTAACTAGATGATGGTAAGAAGTTACCAAAGTATATGGttatattttgtgttaattCATCATAAGATGCAACAGAAAGATTAAATCGATGCAGGGACTAAAAGAAGGTTTTGTAAAATCAtaagaaacaatgtgaatgttttataaGATGTTAACTATAGCAATTTCATTTCttcttggggtttagtgtcttccCCAAAGATTTGGACACCAAGTGTTGAACCAGTGGCCTTGTGTCACATGTACAATCGTtcgaccaactgagctatagcttGGCTACACGTTCaagttattatttctttttggttttcagGTACCATTTTGTGAAGATTTCACTGACTTCTGTTGGTGACTTGAAGtctgtattttaaatttgacatgATTCAGACATGATTCTGTCGTGATTATAACAGTAAGTCAGTGCTGCAGTCATAGTAGGTCAGCAGAGGAGTGCTGCCTTACCATTTTCATATCTCCATCAAATATGAATGATTTAAACAAGTTTAAACAGAGTGCATACCTTAACAGATGGTGCCACTGCCCCCTGACAGCTAACAAGAGGTGATGTGATATGACTTCAGATTCTCTTTAAGCCACAGTTTCTGCAGCAAGAGTCGCTCAACCCTTGAGGAtccacatttctttttgtttcatccTGTATCTAACATTCCTTAAAAGATGTCTGCTCTTTTTTAGTCACTGTTTGTCTGTGGTCCCGCAGTTTTGGGATAAATAAGATGTAAAAGAAACTTTCTGCACACAGGCAAGACAATTAtgtctaaattaaaaatgtcttcatatgAAGAAAGCCACAGACAGCACAGAATAGACAGGACTGCAAAACATAGCGCACTTAGGAGAGGACAGACCAGCCAAAACATGAAACTCTAGGGAATGTGTAGGAAGTAAGTTAGTAGGTGCGTAACAGCAGaggaacaaaacatgttttttcagcAAATCTTTTCAGGTTATTGGCTATGCAGCAATCATTTGGTCATTATCAGGCTTTCATTAAACTCACCTCACCTTGGCCTAAGTCCTACTGAGAAACCagtcaaaaaacatttcataggGAAATACTTTTATCTTCAGCAAAGTAGCTGACATAACTATTCTTCAACATCAATGGTAAATTACTTGCTGAGCTATGAGAAACACTTCTCTTCTGACATATGTATACTAATTTCTACTATTACGAAGAGAAACATGCTCACCAAAATTagctgccaaaaaacaaaacaaaaaaaacaatgaatataaAGAACAGTTTGCAGTGCTAATCCAAAACCCATAGGTAAACGTGAAGCTTTTGCATGGGAAATACTTCTGAATCACTTGCGTGACATCAAGATCTCCAGCAGCACACTAGCaataattttctaaaatgccacagtaatttatttgtttcttttagaaATCTGGAAAACCTTAGCTTTGACTTGTTTGTACAAATCTCCTCTTAAATGCATAAACTCAAAGTATACTGATGCATCTGATCCAAAGGACAATGACATATTATAAAGCAGCAGATTTCCTTTtccataaacatttatttttttaggcaaCCTGAAATGTATCAGGCATATCTACCAAGGCATTTATTCTGCTCAGAGGTGCTTTTTCCCTGTATTAAACTCTCACTCAGCTGATGAATCAGTCGGCTCCATCAGACACCTGTGCTCCTTGACGCTGTGTTTAACAGTGCTCTTGTCTCCATCTAAACACTAGCTCATACCAACAACCCCTGGTGTCAGGGCAGTGGTGAGGCTCAGCTAGCAGGATGGATGAGGTGAGGCCAGGGAGAGTGggtgactgcagagaaaaaccaGCTGCTTTCCACACCCCAAGCATAACACATGTGAAGGAAGCCATGTGAAGTACTACAGAGCTTTCATAAGTTGTGTAAAAGCCCGGGATGGTGCTCCATTATTCTAGAACTGTGCAAGTGAAAACTAATGTAAGGTACATCACCAATTACAGTAATGTCACTGCCAAGTAATGGTAACAGGtaaggaaatatttaaaataacaacgaGTAACGAATATTTTCAGGTGTGATTTGTAGGCACCGTCAAAGTTTAACATTTCGCAGATAAAATAAAGGTAATAAAGCAATGATTGAATGTGCGAAGCAGGAAAACCTTGAGAAAGCTGACAAGTTGGGAACTTGCCATGGTTAGGAATAGGAGGAGCAAACGGTCTTAATTTAGCTACAGGCAACCCGGCGCTTGACTATTATAGCCTCAGAATGCGTGTCCACATGCTTGGAggagtgtatgtgtttgtgttatatAAGGAATCATCTCTAATACTATTCGTGAACTTGTGTCAAATCCAAAATATCCTGTGTTAACTTTATGGCTACAGGATATCCACCTTGGCTAACAGCTAGCCAGCAGCTAACTGGCTATAAGACACAGCGGCTAATTTAGCCACAAAGCTAATTCAGTTGTATCCGGTAATAAGAAGTTTGCAAGCAGATCATGTCAGACATGCAAGTGATTTATACACTTGCCCCCctctgctgctggtgctgatCCTCTCAGGTTACCCCCTAGCACCTCCACCTAGggttagcctagcttagcaccCCCAGCCGTCAACTGTTAGCAGTAGCCAGCAGCCCCACCAAAACCGTCTCAGCCGTCCCCGTCTTCCCCACCAGCTTTGACGCGGCCCTTACCATGTCTGCGTCGTTCTCAGGGAGGCAGGGGGGCACAGTTTTACCGAAGGCTGTACACCTGAACTTTACTACGGTTTAACGAATCGCTCCTCTTGTCTCTTGTTGTTTTGATGATTTTTAGTCCCCCGCAGAAGATGTTTTGCTCGCCTCTCCCTCACTGAACCCAGCCCTATCAGCGAAATTCACTTCCTCAACCGGGCTACAGGAAGGAGGCTGCATTCAGAAAACAGGGCCCCGGTTGCATGTCCGGGTCACTCCGGGCTTTTTCTGCAGCAGCCAATAGCCGAGGAGCAAGAAAGGCATTGCCAAGTATGGAAAGAGAGGTGTGGTACGGTAAATATACAGTCAGAGAGGGCAGCACATACACAGATACACCGAGTTACGAGTTACTTGATTTACAAACCCACAACAGTTTGTCGTcggcatttttaaaaataacaaactaaaaaaatcacTAGCCTATTACTGCTACTATCTATAGCACTACTTTTTTCAAATCCTTTTCATGCATGCATTTTTCTGATATATATAGTCTATTTTcgtaattataattattgattacTTTAAAACTCGAGAAATGTTctaaaagaaattacaaaaaaaatcagtgacCATGAgagaatattgtattttattctaattttcACTTACTTACTAttatcatttattgtttattatgtaatattggttttgtccagtttttttttgttttttgtcctttcggatTATTCCCTGAGTTCAGGGTTTCCCCCAGGGGATCATTGTCctcatttggcacagtttttacgccggatggacctccccaatttctgcttggaccggcactgcacagctggggatgggaaagggctgctGGGGGTACTGTGTCATGCgcagacacttcgacatatagccgggactgtggatcaaaccactgaccctgtggtcgtTGGACGACTTCCCTACCAACTTGGCTACAGCATAACCAGTATCATGTTATTATTATAACGATGCTTTGGTTTTATAATTCCTTATCTGCTttggtacatttaaaaaaggtagTGTGCTGatcatttgatgtgttttgtggGATTGataacagctgctgtgtttatttgtaatcatgttatttgtaattaataaaaGCATTCCTTCATGTTTTAAGATATATAAAGGTAATGTATTATATGCTTCAGTTAAGTTATGTCTATGTGAACTGATAATTATTAGCATTGCTTATATTTATGGAGACAGCTATGATGAATGGTATTTTGTGGTGGATGTTTTTCTAT
This genomic interval from Channa argus isolate prfri chromosome 5, Channa argus male v1.0, whole genome shotgun sequence contains the following:
- the capzb gene encoding F-actin-capping protein subunit beta, coding for MNDQQLDCALDLMRRLPPQQIEKNLSDLIDLVPSLCEDLLSSVDQPLKIARDKVVGKDYLLCDYNRDGDSYRSPWSNKYEPPIEDGAMPSARLRKLEVEANNAFDQYRDLYFEGGVSSVYLWDLDHGFAGVILIKKAGDGSKKIKGCWDSIHVVEVQFVYYCEQEKSSGRTAHYKLTSTVMLWLQTTKTGSGTMNLGGSLTRQMEKDETVGESSPHIANIGRLVEDMENKIRSTLNEIYFGKTKDIVNGLRSIESLPDNQKYRQLQKELSQVLTQRQIFID